A DNA window from Helianthus annuus cultivar XRQ/B chromosome 15, HanXRQr2.0-SUNRISE, whole genome shotgun sequence contains the following coding sequences:
- the LOC110910320 gene encoding uncharacterized protein LOC110910320, translating into MPLRMKIQPVDCSSPECFESVKTVQKSRLRRLFDFSSFLRSSAVADRSGAGETQCGKDVVDEFEPSSVCLDKMVQNFIEESTEKEKQSVCLNKCGRCNHRRCNSGTGECSSDGSEDELDSFNCFGNSISSSTDACDPLKSLVACETVFERNLLADVAKIVDKNKICKKKDEISRKIVTDGLLAAGYSVSICKSRWEKTSTYPAGEYEYIDAMLEGDRVIVDIDFRSEFEIARSTKSYRAVLQILPHIFVGKPERLQNIINVVSDAAKQSLKKKGMPLPPWRRADYVKAKWLSPCNRLVNNPTDDKNNHNQSFTETASKSNPILEPKDPVLNDEFEAVGGTEEAVKQFEPLEIKPKVPKIGSKVVSGLASVIEGK; encoded by the exons ATGCCGTTGAGGATGAAGATACAACCGGTCGATTGTTCATCGCCTGAGTGTTTCGAGTCGGTGAAGACAGTGCAGAAGTCTCGGTTGAGACGTTTGTTTGATTTCTCGAGCTTTTTGAGGTCATCGGCGGTTGCGGACAGGTCCGGCGCCGGCGAAACGCAATGCGGCAAGGATGTTGTAGACGAATTCGAGCCGAGCTCTGTTTGTTTGGACAAAATGGTTCAGAATTTCATAGAGGAAAGTACCGAGAAAGAGAAACAGTCTGTTTGTTTGAACAAGTGTGGTCGGTGCAATCATCGCCGGTGTAATTCCGGCACCGGCGAGTGCAGTTCCGATGGCTCTGAAGATGAACTTGACTCGTTTAATTGTTTCGGAAACTCTATTAGTTCATCCACAGATGCATGTGACCCTCTTAAG AGTTTGGTGGCTTGTGAGACGGTGTTTGAGAGGAATTTATTGGCGGATGTTGCTAAAATTGTGGATAAGAACAAGATCTGCAAGAAGAAAGATGAAATTAGCAGAAAGATTGTTACCGATGGGCTCTTGGCTGCCGGATACTCTGTTTCTATCTGTAAATCCCGGTGGGAGAAAACTTCTACTTATCCTGCTG GGGAATATGAGTATATTGATGCTATGCTAGAAGGGGATAGAGTGATTGTGGACATAGATTTCAGATCAGAGTTTGAAATTGCAAGATCCACGAAAAGCTACAGAGCAGTTCTTCAAATACTTCCTCATATATTCGTGGGTAAACCCGAACGTCTCCAGAACATCATCAACGTAGTTTCTGACGCTGCAAAACAGAGCTTGAAGAAGAAAGGAATGCCTCTTCCCCCATGGCGTAGAGCCGATTATGTCAAAGCTAAATGGCTCTCACCTTGCAACCGATTGGTCAACAATCCGACTGACGATAAGAATAACCATAACCAATCGTTCACTGAAACCGCAAGCAAATCCAACCCGATTCTAGAACCGAAAGACCCGGTTTTGAATGATGAGTTTGAAGCCGTGGGAGGTACCGAGGAGGCTGTGAAACAGTTTGAGCCGTTAGAGATCAAACCAAAGGTACCAAAGATCGGAAGTAAAGTTGTTAGCGGTCTAGCTTCTGTGATCGAAGGCAAATGA